The Candidatus Omnitrophota bacterium nucleotide sequence AATACTTGTCGCCTCTCCCTTCGCCTTCAGGACAAACAGAAGAGGCGGCGTAATAATGGGGATATGCATAAGCATAGCTATGGTGCTCGGTTATTATGTGATAATGTCTGTGAGCCTTGCTTTCGGAAAAGCCGGATTTATTCCGCCTTTTCTCTCCGCATGGTGCCCCAATATAATCTTTGCCGCAGCAGGCCTTATTCTCATACTCAGAGACAAATAATTATTACTTGCTCAGCGCATCTACTGCCATCGCCGCGGTACCCTTGCCCCTGAAAGCTAGTATGTATTCCCTTGCCCTAAGGTACGCTTCGTCTTCGGTCGCCTTCTTATACTTATCCGGTATATTATCTATTTTTTCTTTAAAGGGCTTTGTCGCCATCTTTATATCTTTGTTGTTTTCCTCGCACCATTTTTCCATTTCGAGAAAGAGGTCTTTGGGTAGATTGTGATGTGCGACGTTCTGCCATTCGGTCCCTACGTTTCCTTTTCTTATGCCATAATCGGCAAACTGGCCCACTGTCTCTAAGGGCGTGCCCGTGATACCGTGCTGCGCTATGCAAACGCCGTATTTTTTCATGGCATCAAATATCTCTCCCGTACGTTTAAGGTCTATGTGAACCTCTTCTCCGGGGGCATAATTTCCGTGTTTTGAACCGTTGTTTATCGCAAGAAGATCCGGAATAACGCCGTTATCTTTTAAACCGCCGATAAACTCAAGCGATTCTTCTACGGTAGAAAGGGCTCCTCCTTCTTTGACGAGTTTTATCTCCCCTATTTCAGCTTCGAGGCCGAGGCCCGCTCCCTGTATGAGCTTTCCCAGTTTTGCCGTTATATTGATATTGTCCGAGATTTCGTTATGGGAAGCGTCTATGGCAACCGATGTGTAACCGGCTTCTATAGCCGCTTTTATTATCTCCTCCGCTATTTGAAACTCCTCCATCGAAGTATCCCTTACCGCGGTGTGATCCGCATGGATAAAAAAAGGCTTTTTGTGACCGAGTTGATTTGCATAGTCCACTATCGTATCGAAAAATGTATAAGGAGTAAAACCCGTATAGCCGCCTTTAAGATTGCCTTCCGAGCGCGCCAGCTCAAAGCCGACTATAGCGTCGAGCTCGTCCGCGGCGCGCATGATGCCGGGGACGGCGTGCTTTATCCTTATGTTGCAGGCCATAAGTATCACCTTCTTATCCCTAAGTACATCAAATATGCTATGGCTGCTTAAAAGTAAGAGTTTATTATCGCCCAATTTTTTTGCCGTGTTTTTCGGCCTTGCTTCCAGTACTTTTTTAATATCCACTTTACCGCCCTCCGCATTTTAGGGTCAGACCCTGATTATGTTAACTAGCGTAGTTTACATAACGAGGGTCTGACCCCATAATTATTACATCGACAATGCACGCGTCAATCTATAGAGCTCCCTATCAAGTCCAAGTTTTCGCGGAGACCTCTTGCAGGCCTCCTCCAGATTTGTAAGGACTATTTCGTCGTTAACAGCCCCTGCCATTTTATCACTTTCGCCTTTTTGAATCGCTTTTACCGCCGCCTCTCCCAGCCGCAAACCTAGAATCCTGTCCGCTGCCGTAGGAGAGCCGCCCCTTTGCACATGCCCAAGCGTGATATGCCTTACCTCAAGCCCTGTATTTTCATTAATAAGATCCGCTACATCTTTTGCGGATCCAACGCCTTCAGAGACTACCAATATCCAGCTTATCTTACCTTTTTTGTGGCCTTCGCGTATATCGTCGCACATGTCTTCTATATTATATTCACTATGAGGGACTAATACGTCTTCCGCCCCTCCCGCAAGCCCTACTCTTATTGCGATAAACGCGTCGTCCCTTCCCATGACTTCCACGACAAAGATGCGCTCCATACTGTCAACGGTATCTCTGATCTTATCTATAGAGTTCAATGCCGTATTTACTGCGGTGTCGGCGCCTATCGTATAATCGGTCCCGGAGAGATCGTTATCTATTGTCCCGGGCACGCCTATAACCGGAATACCGCACTCTTTATAAAGCTTATGAGCGCCTTGAAACGAACCGTTGCCGCCTATTACTATCAAGCCCTCGATGCCGCGTTTTTTAAGCTGATCTGCCGCTTTCCTGCGGCCCTCGGGAGTCATAAACTCTTCACTTCTGGATGTCTTCAACATGGTTCCGCCCAGAGTTATGATATTACTGACGCTGCGGTGATTCATTTCCACAAAATCTCCACTTATGAGGCCTTCGTAACCTCTCATTACTCCGTAAACGCCCATCTTATTGTTCACGGCCGTTCTCACTACAGCGCGTATTGCAGCATTCATTCCCGGCGCATCTCCCCCGCTTGTCAGCACCGCAATCTTTTTTATCAAGTCCCCATCTCCCAACTTTCAAGATACTTTTTCTGCTCCGGCGTCAGAATGTCGATCCTTACATTCATGCTTTTAAGCTTAAGCCGGGCAACTTCTTTATCTATATCTTCCGGGACTACGTAGACCTTTTTCCCCAGTTTTTCGTAATTCTTCCTTACATATTCTGCGCAAAGAGACTGATCGGCAAAACTCATGTCCATTACGCTCGCCGGGTGGCCTTCCGCCGCGGCCAGGTTTATAAGCCGGCCTTCGCCCAGAAGATTTATTCGCCTGCCGTCCCTAAGGGTATATTCATTCACAAATTCGCGTACCTGTCTTTTTTTCTTGGATAGTTTTTTTAGGGCCGGGATATCCAGCTCCACATTAAAATGGCCCGAATTACATACAATAGCGCCATCTTTCATCACTTTGAAATGTTCCCCTCTTATCACATTTATATCTCCGGTCAGGGTGATGAATATATCGCCTATTTTGGCGACTTCTTTCATCGGCAGGACTTCATAGCCGTCCATCACCGCTTCGAGGGCCTTCAAAGGATCCACTTCGCATATATAAACTACCGCTCCCATGCCCCGGGCGCGCATTGCCACGCCCCTTCCGCACCATCCGTAACCGCACACTACGATTTTTGAACCCGCAAATAATACATTCGTGGCTCTTATGATGCCGTCCACTGTGGATTGGCCTGTGCCGTATCTATTATCAAAAAGATGTTTTGTATCCGCATCGTTTACGGCTATCATGGGAAAAAGAAGCTTACCGCCGCGTTCCATGCTTCTTAATCTTATCACGCCGGTAGTCGTCTCTTCGCTGCCGCCCATCACCTTTCGGGCCAGATCTCTTCTTTTCATATGTATGCACGATACGAGGTCAGCCCCGTCATCCATTGTTATCTGGGGTTCTTTATCCAGAACGCTATTTATATGCTTGTAATACGTCTTTTCGCCCTCGCCTTTTATGGCAAAAGTAGAGATTCCGAAATCTTTGACAAGCGACGCCGCCACATCATCCTGAGTGCTCAAGGGGTTTGACGCGCAGAGTAAAACATCCGCCCCGCCGCCTTTAAGCGCAAGCATCAGATTGGCGGTTTCGGTGGTAACGTGGAGGCAGCAGGCTACCTTTGTCCCTTTAAGAGGCTTTTCCTTTTGGAAGCGTTTCGTTATTAATTTCAGAACGGGCATATATTCTGCCGCCCATTCTATGCGAAGCTTTCCTTTTTTTGCCAAATTTAAATTTTTAACGTCGTATTTCATGCGCACCTTTCCTATTTTATGTGTTTCGCCAGGCTTCTCGCAATGTCAGTGTTTTCCCAGGTAAAACCTTCCTCTTCTCTTCCAAAGTGGCCGTAGCTTGCCGTTCGTCTATACCTGTTATTTGCCGACTCATGCAGCTTTAATTCTGCAATTATGCCGTGCGGGGTCAATTCAAAATTGTCTTTTATTATCTTTATGAGCTTATCTTCCGAAACCCTCGCCGTCCCGAAAGTATCTACCATTATGGAAACCGGGTCTGCCACGCCTATAGCGTAGGCAAGTTGTATCAGGAAGTGGTCCGCAAGGCCCGCTTTTACGACATTTTTCGCTATATAACGGCACATATAAGCGGCTGAGCGGTCTACTTTGGTCGGATCCTTTCCGGAAAAGGCACCCCCGCCGTGG carries:
- a CDS encoding class II fructose-bisphosphate aldolase codes for the protein MKKVLEARPKNTAKKLGDNKLLLLSSHSIFDVLRDKKVILMACNIRIKHAVPGIMRAADELDAIVGFELARSEGNLKGGYTGFTPYTFFDTIVDYANQLGHKKPFFIHADHTAVRDTSMEEFQIAEEIIKAAIEAGYTSVAIDASHNEISDNINITAKLGKLIQGAGLGLEAEIGEIKLVKEGGALSTVEESLEFIGGLKDNGVIPDLLAINNGSKHGNYAPGEEVHIDLKRTGEIFDAMKKYGVCIAQHGITGTPLETVGQFADYGIRKGNVGTEWQNVAHHNLPKDLFLEMEKWCEENNKDIKMATKPFKEKIDNIPDKYKKATEDEAYLRAREYILAFRGKGTAAMAVDALSK
- the pfkA gene encoding 6-phosphofructokinase — translated: MKKIAVLTSGGDAPGMNAAIRAVVRTAVNNKMGVYGVMRGYEGLISGDFVEMNHRSVSNIITLGGTMLKTSRSEEFMTPEGRRKAADQLKKRGIEGLIVIGGNGSFQGAHKLYKECGIPVIGVPGTIDNDLSGTDYTIGADTAVNTALNSIDKIRDTVDSMERIFVVEVMGRDDAFIAIRVGLAGGAEDVLVPHSEYNIEDMCDDIREGHKKGKISWILVVSEGVGSAKDVADLINENTGLEVRHITLGHVQRGGSPTAADRILGLRLGEAAVKAIQKGESDKMAGAVNDEIVLTNLEEACKRSPRKLGLDRELYRLTRALSM
- the ahcY gene encoding adenosylhomocysteinase, which gives rise to MKYDVKNLNLAKKGKLRIEWAAEYMPVLKLITKRFQKEKPLKGTKVACCLHVTTETANLMLALKGGGADVLLCASNPLSTQDDVAASLVKDFGISTFAIKGEGEKTYYKHINSVLDKEPQITMDDGADLVSCIHMKRRDLARKVMGGSEETTTGVIRLRSMERGGKLLFPMIAVNDADTKHLFDNRYGTGQSTVDGIIRATNVLFAGSKIVVCGYGWCGRGVAMRARGMGAVVYICEVDPLKALEAVMDGYEVLPMKEVAKIGDIFITLTGDINVIRGEHFKVMKDGAIVCNSGHFNVELDIPALKKLSKKKRQVREFVNEYTLRDGRRINLLGEGRLINLAAAEGHPASVMDMSFADQSLCAEYVRKNYEKLGKKVYVVPEDIDKEVARLKLKSMNVRIDILTPEQKKYLESWEMGT